One genomic region from Desulfobaccales bacterium encodes:
- a CDS encoding YraN family protein: MIWHRKSARLAEYDYSQQGTYFVTVCVQNREGLLGRILNREMRLNQAGIAVARWWKELEKKFLSVKIDEYYVVMPNHFHGIVFISEPSGPDVEGGHAGPPLQRIVQWFKTMSTNEYIHGVKEHGWKPFKGLLWQRSFYEHVIRNDEALNRIREYIKYNPQRWDLDRENPRAKGKDLFDHWLNTLTRRPSSENCRGGPACPPSDARRQLGDTGEDLAAVVLKKQGYKILERNYTTPLGEIDLIARQGKTLVIIEVKTRKSTRFGSPQEAVSATKQTKLRRLADYYMKDKRFTDTPVRFDVVAITMSDAGPQIEIISNAF; the protein is encoded by the coding sequence ATGATCTGGCATCGGAAATCTGCTCGTCTGGCCGAATACGATTATTCCCAGCAGGGAACTTATTTTGTCACAGTCTGCGTTCAAAACCGGGAGGGTTTACTGGGAAGAATTCTCAACAGAGAGATGCGCTTAAATCAGGCTGGCATCGCGGTGGCAAGATGGTGGAAAGAGTTAGAAAAGAAGTTTCTCTCGGTCAAAATAGATGAATATTATGTAGTCATGCCCAACCATTTCCACGGGATTGTTTTTATTTCGGAGCCATCCGGACCCGACGTTGAGGGCGGACACGCAGGTCCGCCCCTACAAAGGATTGTGCAGTGGTTCAAGACCATGTCGACGAATGAATATATTCACGGTGTGAAAGAGCATGGCTGGAAGCCATTTAAAGGTCTCCTCTGGCAACGGAGCTTTTATGAGCATGTGATTCGAAATGATGAGGCTTTAAATCGCATTCGAGAATACATCAAGTACAACCCGCAACGCTGGGATTTAGACCGGGAAAATCCCCGTGCGAAAGGAAAAGATCTTTTTGATCACTGGCTGAACACATTAACCCGCAGACCATCCTCCGAAAACTGTAGGGGCGGACCTGCGTGTCCGCCCTCTGATGCCCGGCGGCAATTGGGCGACACCGGCGAAGACCTGGCCGCGGTGGTCTTGAAGAAACAGGGCTATAAAATCCTGGAGCGCAACTACACAACACCCTTAGGGGAGATCGACCTCATCGCGCGGCAGGGCAAGACCCTGGTGATCATCGAGGTCAAGACCCGCAAGAGCACGCGGTTCGGCAGCCCTCAGGAGGCGGTGTCGGCCACCAAACAAACCAAATTACGTCGTCTGGCCGATTATTATATGAAGGACAAGCGCTTTACCGACACGCCGGTGCGGTTTGATGTGGTGGCCATTACTATGTCAGATGCAGGCCCTCAGATAGAGATTATTTCTAACGCGTTTTAA
- the rplS gene encoding 50S ribosomal protein L19, translating into MERVDQLAREQMRADLPAFRPGDTVEVHVRIVEGDKERIQVFKGVVIRKRGGLTGASFTVRKVSYGVGVERIFPIHSPNIDQVVVLFRGKVRQSRLYYLRERKGKAARIKEKRTPMQ; encoded by the coding sequence ATGGAAAGAGTAGACCAATTGGCCCGGGAGCAGATGCGGGCGGACCTGCCGGCATTTCGTCCCGGGGACACCGTGGAAGTGCATGTACGCATTGTGGAAGGTGACAAGGAGCGCATCCAGGTCTTCAAGGGTGTGGTCATCCGGAAGCGGGGCGGCCTCACGGGGGCCAGCTTTACGGTGCGCAAGGTTTCCTATGGCGTAGGGGTGGAGCGGATTTTCCCCATCCATTCTCCCAACATCGACCAGGTGGTCGTCCTGTTCCGGGGTAAAGTCCGGCAGAGCCGCCTCTACTATCTGAGAGAGCGGAAGGGCAAGGCGGCCCGCATCAAGGAAAAGCGGACCCCGATGCAATGA
- the ffh gene encoding signal recognition particle protein, with product MFDRLSDKLNAVFKKLKGRGKLNEAQVQEALREVRLALLEADVNYKVTKSFIERIKDRAVGEEVMRSLTPAQQVVKIVHEELTTLLGGESPRLDLSGKPPVALMLVGLQGSGKTTTAAKLAKRLKSQGRQPYLVPADVQRPAAIEQLKRLGADIGVAVHPTEASQNPVAIAGAAMEAAYAAGFDTVILDTAGRLHIDAPLMDELKAIRAAAEPQEILLVADAMTGQDAVAVGQSFHDLLKLTGVILTKVEGDARGGAALSMREVIGQPIKFLGVGEKLDALEVFHPDRLASRILGMGDVLTLIEKAQEAFDADQVKDLEKKLRQETFTLDDFREQLKQIKKMGSMEQLLGMIPGLGNKIKDLKGMQPDEGELKRVEAIISSMTPGERADHNIINGSRRRRIALGSGTTVQDVNRLLKNFVVTQKMIKQVAKGGKKGKMRLPMNFF from the coding sequence ATGTTTGACCGACTCTCCGACAAATTAAACGCGGTCTTCAAAAAGCTCAAAGGCCGGGGCAAGCTTAACGAGGCCCAGGTTCAGGAAGCCCTGCGCGAGGTGCGCCTGGCGCTTCTGGAAGCCGACGTCAATTATAAAGTTACCAAGTCCTTCATCGAACGCATCAAAGACCGGGCCGTGGGCGAAGAGGTGATGCGGTCCCTGACTCCGGCCCAACAGGTCGTCAAGATCGTCCACGAGGAACTGACCACGCTTCTGGGCGGCGAATCGCCCCGGCTGGATCTGAGCGGCAAACCGCCGGTGGCCTTGATGCTGGTGGGCTTGCAAGGCTCGGGGAAAACCACTACCGCGGCCAAGCTGGCCAAGCGCCTGAAGAGCCAGGGCCGCCAGCCCTATCTGGTGCCCGCGGACGTCCAGCGGCCCGCGGCCATCGAGCAGCTGAAGCGGTTGGGGGCCGACATCGGGGTGGCGGTGCATCCCACCGAGGCGAGTCAGAATCCGGTGGCCATTGCCGGGGCCGCCATGGAAGCGGCCTATGCTGCGGGCTTTGATACGGTGATCCTGGACACCGCCGGGCGCCTCCACATCGACGCTCCTTTGATGGATGAGCTCAAGGCCATCCGGGCCGCAGCCGAGCCCCAAGAAATTCTCCTGGTGGCCGACGCCATGACCGGCCAGGACGCGGTGGCGGTGGGCCAAAGCTTTCACGACCTTTTGAAGCTCACCGGCGTCATCCTCACTAAGGTGGAAGGCGATGCCCGGGGCGGTGCGGCGCTTTCCATGCGGGAAGTGATCGGCCAGCCCATCAAGTTTCTGGGGGTCGGGGAAAAGCTGGACGCCTTGGAAGTCTTTCACCCTGACCGGTTGGCATCCCGGATTTTAGGGATGGGCGATGTGCTCACCCTGATCGAAAAAGCCCAGGAGGCCTTCGACGCCGATCAGGTTAAGGATCTGGAAAAGAAGCTGCGGCAGGAAACCTTTACCCTGGACGACTTCCGGGAACAGCTTAAGCAGATCAAGAAGATGGGCAGCATGGAGCAGCTTCTGGGCATGATTCCGGGGCTGGGCAACAAAATTAAGGACCTCAAAGGCATGCAGCCGGACGAGGGCGAGTTGAAACGGGTTGAGGCCATCATCAGCTCCATGACTCCCGGCGAGCGGGCTGACCACAACATCATCAACGGCAGCCGCCGCCGGCGCATCGCCCTGGGAAGCGGCACCACGGTCCAGGACGTCAACCGGCTGCTCAAAAACTTTGTCGTGACCCAGAAGATGATCAAGCAGGTGGCTAAGGGGGGCAAGAAGGGCAAGATGCGCCTCCCCATGAATTTTTTTTAA
- a CDS encoding HPr family phosphocarrier protein, which yields MSTQETKLWTIEKELWVENRLGLHARPAAKIATAAQQFDADITLEKEGLEVNARDLLDVLALDSPQGTRLVLRARGPQAREAATFIAALFARKFEEK from the coding sequence ATGAGTACTCAAGAAACCAAGCTCTGGACCATCGAGAAGGAACTCTGGGTGGAAAATCGTTTGGGACTGCACGCCCGGCCCGCGGCCAAGATCGCTACCGCGGCCCAGCAGTTCGACGCCGATATCACTCTGGAAAAAGAAGGCCTGGAAGTCAACGCCCGGGATTTGTTAGACGTTCTGGCCCTGGATAGCCCCCAAGGCACCAGGCTGGTACTGCGCGCTCGAGGCCCCCAGGCCCGGGAAGCCGCCACCTTCATAGCCGCTCTGTTCGCCCGGAAGTTTGAGGAGAAATGA
- the rimM gene encoding ribosome maturation factor RimM (Essential for efficient processing of 16S rRNA): protein MSSGPQAPSPLVGLGRISGAHGIRGAVKVRADAEATTTDAEVFAALGEVWIGGRRHQILEAGRLKTQVILRLAGVDSRNQAEALVGLAVEGDRVRFPALPEGEFYWFQVLGLPVVNVADGALLGYLDEIIPTPAHDVYVVRQGEREVLLPAVEDVIIEINLEEGVLKASPPEGLL from the coding sequence TTGAGTAGCGGACCGCAGGCTCCCAGTCCCTTAGTGGGCCTGGGGCGGATTTCCGGAGCCCACGGCATCCGGGGAGCCGTCAAGGTTCGGGCGGATGCCGAGGCTACCACGACTGACGCGGAGGTATTCGCGGCGTTGGGGGAAGTGTGGATCGGCGGCCGAAGGCATCAGATTCTCGAAGCCGGACGTCTCAAAACCCAGGTGATCCTCAGGCTGGCTGGCGTAGATAGCAGGAATCAGGCGGAAGCTTTGGTGGGGTTGGCAGTCGAAGGGGATCGTGTGCGGTTCCCGGCGCTCCCTGAAGGGGAATTTTATTGGTTCCAGGTTCTGGGGCTGCCGGTGGTTAACGTCGCCGACGGGGCCTTGTTGGGGTATCTGGACGAGATTATCCCGACCCCGGCCCATGACGTTTACGTGGTGCGCCAGGGCGAGCGGGAAGTGCTGCTGCCCGCAGTGGAGGACGTGATCATCGAGATCAACCTGGAGGAAGGGGTGCTCAAGGCTTCGCCTCCCGAGGGTCTTTTGTAA
- the trmD gene encoding tRNA (guanosine(37)-N1)-methyltransferase TrmD, whose protein sequence is MRIDLLTLFPEFFASPLSQSMLHRAQVQGAITYRVINLREYTTDKHQVTDDRPFGGGPGMVMKIEPLVAAIRAVREEDTKTRVILLGPSGPDFNQAKAQELAGLSHLLLICGHYEGVDDRVHFYIDEELSIGDYILTGGEIPALIVADAVTRLLPGVLGGEGATEEESFQEGLLEYPHFTRPRVFEGHEVPQVLLEGDHQRIARWRRQQALARTVTRRPDLLAQAVLSKADREFIKSLAQGQAEDR, encoded by the coding sequence ATGCGGATTGACCTGTTGACCCTGTTTCCCGAGTTTTTCGCCTCCCCCTTGAGCCAGAGCATGCTCCATCGGGCCCAGGTCCAGGGGGCGATCACCTACCGGGTGATTAATCTGCGGGAGTATACCACCGATAAGCACCAGGTGACGGACGACCGGCCCTTCGGCGGCGGTCCGGGAATGGTCATGAAGATTGAGCCCTTGGTGGCGGCCATCCGGGCAGTGCGGGAGGAAGACACTAAAACCCGGGTGATCCTGCTGGGTCCCTCGGGGCCGGATTTTAATCAGGCCAAAGCGCAAGAGCTGGCCGGTCTCTCCCACCTCCTGCTCATCTGCGGGCATTACGAGGGCGTGGACGACCGGGTGCATTTTTATATTGATGAAGAGTTGTCAATAGGCGATTATATTCTGACCGGGGGAGAAATCCCGGCTTTGATCGTGGCGGATGCGGTGACCCGGTTGCTTCCCGGAGTGCTGGGAGGGGAGGGGGCCACCGAAGAGGAATCATTCCAGGAGGGCCTCCTGGAATACCCCCATTTCACCCGCCCCCGGGTTTTCGAGGGTCACGAGGTCCCCCAAGTCTTGCTGGAGGGCGACCATCAACGCATTGCCCGGTGGCGGCGGCAGCAGGCCCTGGCCCGGACCGTAACACGGCGGCCGGATTTGCTGGCCCAAGCCGTGCTCAGCAAAGCAGACCGGGAATTCATCAAATCCCTGGCCCAAGGCCAGGCGGAAGATAGGTGA
- the smpB gene encoding SsrA-binding protein SmpB, whose amino-acid sequence MKEDNLKIICRNRKAFFEYAIDALYEAGIVLKGTEVKSLRQGKANIGDAYARFKDGELYLYNVHISPYSHAADDSHNPERPRKLLLHRWELRRLLGKTQERGFTLIPVRMYFKNEHAKVEIALARGKKQYDKRETIKKREQKRELDRARKQR is encoded by the coding sequence ATGAAAGAAGATAACCTTAAGATCATCTGCCGCAACCGGAAGGCCTTTTTCGAATACGCCATCGACGCCCTGTACGAGGCCGGCATAGTATTGAAGGGGACCGAAGTCAAATCCCTGCGGCAGGGAAAGGCCAACATCGGCGACGCCTACGCCCGCTTCAAGGATGGGGAGCTCTATCTCTACAATGTCCATATCAGCCCCTATTCCCATGCCGCGGATGACAGCCACAATCCGGAGCGTCCCCGGAAACTTCTGCTGCACCGTTGGGAGTTGCGGCGCCTATTGGGCAAGACCCAGGAGCGGGGCTTCACCCTGATTCCGGTGCGCATGTACTTTAAGAACGAACATGCCAAAGTGGAGATTGCCCTGGCCCGGGGCAAAAAACAGTATGACAAACGGGAAACTATCAAAAAACGGGAGCAGAAGCGGGAACTGGACCGGGCCCGCAAACAGCGGTAA
- the rpsP gene encoding 30S ribosomal protein S16 has translation MALRIRLARYGAKKRPFYRIVVSNSESPRDGRFLDIIGTYDPRQEPAAVSVKEDLLKDWMSKGATCTDTVASLLKRPKAAAAAEA, from the coding sequence ATGGCATTACGAATCCGATTGGCCCGTTACGGCGCCAAAAAGCGCCCATTTTATCGCATTGTGGTGAGCAACAGTGAGTCTCCCCGGGATGGCAGATTCCTGGATATCATAGGTACGTACGACCCGCGCCAGGAGCCGGCGGCGGTATCGGTGAAAGAGGACCTGCTCAAAGATTGGATGAGCAAGGGGGCCACTTGTACCGATACGGTAGCCAGCCTGCTGAAGCGGCCCAAAGCCGCCGCCGCGGCCGAGGCCTGA
- a CDS encoding ribonuclease HII produces MSRAPGSVDVLADPEGFWRFQGLTLIAGVDEVGRGPLAGPVVAAAVILPAGIAFPGLRDSKRLSPEVRVELDGQIRAQALALALREVGPRQIERQGILAASLHAMARAIRDLSLVPEMVLVDGNQPLPLTYPQQPVIKGDDRCPSIAAASVVAKVYRDRLMEDLHRRFPQYNFARHKGYATAEHLEALRCWGPCVLHRRTFRGVKEWMENGE; encoded by the coding sequence ATGAGCCGCGCTCCGGGCAGCGTCGATGTGCTGGCTGACCCGGAAGGTTTTTGGCGTTTTCAGGGATTGACCTTAATTGCCGGCGTGGATGAGGTGGGCCGGGGCCCCTTGGCGGGTCCGGTGGTGGCCGCGGCCGTGATCCTCCCTGCCGGCATTGCTTTTCCCGGCCTTAGGGATTCCAAGCGCCTCTCGCCTGAAGTCCGGGTGGAACTGGATGGCCAAATCAGGGCTCAGGCCTTGGCCCTGGCCCTTCGGGAGGTGGGACCCCGCCAGATCGAGCGTCAGGGCATCCTGGCCGCCTCTCTTCATGCCATGGCCCGGGCCATTCGGGACCTGTCCCTGGTCCCGGAGATGGTCCTGGTGGACGGCAACCAGCCTCTGCCCCTGACTTATCCCCAACAACCGGTGATCAAGGGCGACGACCGCTGCCCCTCCATTGCCGCGGCCTCCGTGGTGGCCAAGGTCTACCGAGACCGGCTCATGGAGGACCTGCACCGCCGCTTCCCCCAATATAATTTCGCACGGCACAAGGGCTACGCCACCGCCGAACACCTCGAAGCCCTGCGCTGCTGGGGCCCCTGCGTCCTCCACCGCCGCACCTTCCGGGGCGTCAAGGAGTGGATGGAGAATGGGGAATGA
- a CDS encoding DnaJ family domain-containing protein has protein sequence MDCFTRLAENRILQAIEAGEFDDLQGKGQPLNLDDDSHIPPELRMAYKILKNADCLPPELVLRQEVVNLQDLVASMPDEAEKLKQMRRLNFLIMKLNMMRPVSAQLLENDLYTPKVLERLESKR, from the coding sequence ATGGATTGTTTCACCAGACTCGCCGAAAACCGCATCCTCCAGGCCATTGAGGCCGGAGAATTCGACGACCTTCAGGGCAAGGGGCAGCCCCTCAACTTGGATGATGACAGCCATATTCCTCCTGAGTTGCGTATGGCCTATAAGATCTTGAAAAACGCCGATTGTTTGCCTCCGGAGTTGGTATTGCGTCAGGAAGTGGTCAATCTTCAGGACCTGGTGGCCTCCATGCCGGATGAGGCCGAGAAGCTCAAGCAGATGCGCCGTCTCAACTTCCTGATCATGAAGTTGAACATGATGCGGCCGGTATCGGCGCAACTGTTGGAAAATGACCTTTACACCCCTAAGGTCCTGGAACGCCTGGAGTCAAAGCGATAA
- the rsmI gene encoding 16S rRNA (cytidine(1402)-2'-O)-methyltransferase codes for MSTIGILFIVATPIGNLEDITLRALRVLKEVDLIAAEDTRHTRKLLSHYGISTPLISYHAHNQASRGPELIRRLAEGKNVALVSDAGTPGFSDPGADLVARAWDAGVKVEAVPGPAAGLAALSLSGFKGDILFVGFLPRGEGRRLKMLQGLAQENRVIIMYESPRRLARTLTEIAEAMPYRQVLVVRELTKKFEETWRGPLAEIAAKVQAIEIKGECALVLSCPTSEVVASEMDLDEHLLEIAQRQGLTGRRLADQVAEALKIPRRRAYQAYLALKEQGRVE; via the coding sequence ATGAGCACCATAGGCATACTTTTCATCGTCGCCACGCCCATCGGCAACCTGGAGGACATCACCCTGCGGGCGCTCAGGGTGCTCAAAGAGGTGGATCTTATTGCCGCGGAAGACACCCGACACACCCGGAAACTCCTGAGCCACTATGGCATCAGCACGCCGCTCATCAGCTACCATGCCCACAACCAGGCGTCCCGCGGCCCGGAGTTGATCCGGCGCCTTGCTGAGGGAAAAAATGTTGCCCTGGTGAGCGACGCGGGCACCCCGGGGTTTTCCGACCCGGGCGCCGATCTGGTGGCCCGGGCCTGGGACGCGGGAGTAAAGGTGGAAGCGGTGCCCGGCCCTGCCGCAGGTCTCGCCGCGCTCTCGCTTTCCGGATTCAAAGGGGATATACTATTTGTTGGCTTCCTGCCCCGGGGTGAGGGGCGTCGGCTCAAAATGCTCCAGGGACTGGCCCAGGAAAACCGAGTGATTATTATGTATGAATCACCGCGGCGCCTGGCCCGGACGCTGACAGAAATCGCCGAGGCCATGCCCTATCGGCAGGTCCTGGTGGTAAGAGAACTCACCAAGAAATTCGAGGAAACCTGGCGGGGGCCGTTGGCTGAGATAGCGGCCAAGGTCCAGGCCATTGAGATCAAAGGCGAATGCGCCCTGGTGCTCTCCTGCCCGACGTCTGAAGTGGTGGCCTCAGAAATGGATTTGGACGAACATCTGCTGGAAATCGCCCAAAGGCAAGGCTTGACGGGGCGGCGGCTAGCGGACCAGGTGGCGGAAGCTCTCAAGATTCCCCGGCGCCGGGCCTACCAGGCCTACCTGGCCTTAAAAGAGCAAGGCCGGGTTGAATAA
- a CDS encoding lysophospholipid acyltransferase family protein — translation MKLRFDHPLWQRCAPVLARRLVQAYLLTCPCELVAAPEVKKLIVSGPPVIYTTWHCHLLSPLFFAHRYRGTQSAMVLMASPSRDGEFIAEVARGLGFEVCLGSRRKGGVQALRQLAVWFKRGHSCGMIADGSRGPARVAQKGPLYLARETQCPILPVAVAASHKATFDTWDRFELPLPFSRLALLIGEPLRVRPDDRGPVLEARRLELESRLNHLFLRSQSYYLPGKKIL, via the coding sequence ATGAAACTTCGCTTCGACCATCCCCTCTGGCAACGCTGCGCCCCCGTCCTGGCCCGCCGCCTGGTGCAGGCTTACCTCCTGACTTGCCCGTGCGAGTTGGTGGCGGCGCCGGAGGTCAAAAAGCTCATCGTCTCAGGGCCACCAGTCATTTATACCACCTGGCACTGCCACTTGCTCAGCCCTCTGTTCTTTGCCCACCGGTATCGAGGGACTCAATCCGCCATGGTCCTGATGGCCAGCCCCAGCCGGGATGGGGAGTTTATTGCGGAGGTGGCCCGGGGACTGGGATTCGAGGTCTGTCTGGGATCCAGGCGTAAAGGCGGGGTCCAGGCCCTGCGCCAGCTGGCGGTCTGGTTTAAAAGGGGACATAGTTGTGGCATGATTGCCGACGGTTCCCGGGGGCCGGCCCGGGTGGCTCAAAAAGGCCCTCTTTATTTGGCCCGGGAAACCCAGTGTCCTATCCTCCCCGTAGCCGTCGCCGCCAGCCACAAGGCGACCTTTGACACTTGGGATCGGTTTGAATTGCCGCTGCCTTTTAGCCGCTTGGCCCTGCTGATAGGGGAACCTCTCCGGGTGCGGCCGGATGACCGGGGGCCCGTCCTGGAGGCCCGGCGCCTGGAACTCGAATCTCGCCTCAACCATCTTTTCTTACGGAGCCAATCCTATTATCTCCCCGGGAAAAAAATTTTGTAA
- the ptsP gene encoding phosphoenolpyruvate--protein phosphotransferase, translating to MTSKNLILQGIAASPGIVMGPAHVLTQEGQVSTRLLYTDQEVADELERFNRAVDKTEEEITRLRREIADDLMEHAHILELHLLILRDRMLLLETQKLIKEQNFNAERALYQAFLKIKEVFQRIGDKHIRGRIQDVEAVYHRLLGHLTGRGSSKTFEFPEPVIIVARDLSPADTTKMSGTQVLGFITERGGKTSHTAIIANSLEIPAVVGLDSATLEIETGDLVVINGLTGRVIIDPDAAMLRSYEVRREEFENFKREVTQGSSLPAVTSDGHPNRVLANIEQPEEVSLAQKYGADGVGLYRTEFLYLRQRQMPTEEELFLHYRQVVEAMAPREVTIRTLDIGGDKFLSPLEYAPEMNPALGLRAIRFCLKEQKIFRTQLKAILRASAFGKARVMFPLISSPRELHDARLLLVSVKGELARENIPFDANLPVGAMIEVPAAVTLADLLAREVDFFSIGTNDLIQYALAIDRGNKSVADMYEPLHPAVLRMVRDVVRAAAKAGIRVAMCGEMAGDPLYIPVLLGLGVEEFSMNPTSIPVVKRVIRMTPLDEARKIARRVMKRATVEEVNEYVNREMDHRFPDIFRFGRPLATNRTL from the coding sequence ATGACCTCTAAGAATCTCATCCTCCAGGGAATTGCCGCCTCTCCCGGCATTGTCATGGGGCCGGCCCACGTCCTTACCCAGGAGGGCCAGGTTTCCACGCGCCTGCTCTACACCGACCAGGAGGTCGCCGACGAACTGGAGCGCTTCAACCGGGCGGTGGACAAGACAGAAGAGGAAATTACCCGGCTCCGGCGGGAAATCGCCGACGATTTGATGGAGCACGCCCACATCCTGGAACTTCACCTGCTCATCCTGCGGGACCGGATGCTGCTTCTGGAGACCCAAAAACTCATCAAAGAGCAGAATTTCAACGCCGAACGGGCCCTGTACCAGGCTTTTCTGAAGATTAAGGAAGTTTTTCAACGCATTGGGGATAAGCACATCCGGGGGCGCATCCAGGACGTGGAAGCGGTCTACCACCGCCTGCTAGGGCACTTGACCGGTCGTGGCAGCAGCAAAACCTTTGAATTTCCCGAGCCGGTAATCATCGTGGCCCGGGACCTGTCTCCCGCGGACACCACCAAGATGTCCGGAACCCAGGTGCTGGGTTTCATCACCGAGCGGGGCGGCAAGACCTCCCATACGGCCATCATCGCCAATTCCCTGGAAATCCCGGCAGTGGTTGGCCTGGACAGCGCTACCCTGGAGATTGAGACCGGGGACCTGGTCGTCATCAATGGCCTTACCGGCCGGGTGATCATCGATCCGGATGCTGCCATGCTCCGCAGTTACGAAGTCCGCCGGGAGGAATTCGAGAACTTTAAACGGGAAGTGACCCAGGGCAGTTCCCTGCCCGCGGTGACCAGCGACGGCCACCCTAACCGGGTGCTGGCCAACATCGAACAGCCGGAGGAAGTCTCCCTGGCTCAGAAATATGGCGCTGACGGCGTCGGGCTCTACCGGACCGAATTCCTCTATCTGCGCCAGCGGCAGATGCCCACGGAAGAGGAGTTGTTCCTGCATTACCGGCAGGTAGTGGAAGCCATGGCCCCCCGGGAAGTCACCATCCGCACCCTGGACATCGGGGGGGACAAATTTCTCTCTCCACTGGAGTATGCCCCTGAGATGAACCCGGCCCTGGGGCTCCGGGCCATCCGCTTTTGCCTCAAAGAGCAGAAAATCTTCCGAACCCAGCTCAAGGCCATTCTCCGCGCCTCAGCCTTCGGCAAGGCGCGGGTCATGTTCCCCCTGATCTCCAGCCCCCGGGAGCTGCATGACGCCCGCCTGCTCCTAGTGTCCGTCAAAGGAGAACTCGCCCGGGAAAATATCCCCTTTGACGCTAATCTCCCGGTGGGGGCTATGATCGAAGTGCCGGCGGCCGTCACCCTGGCCGACTTGCTGGCCCGGGAAGTTGATTTTTTCAGCATCGGCACCAATGACCTGATCCAGTATGCCCTGGCCATCGACCGGGGCAACAAGTCGGTGGCGGACATGTATGAACCTCTGCATCCTGCGGTGCTGCGTATGGTCCGGGATGTGGTCCGGGCAGCCGCCAAGGCCGGCATCCGGGTGGCCATGTGCGGGGAGATGGCCGGTGACCCGCTCTATATCCCGGTGCTCCTGGGGCTGGGAGTAGAAGAATTCTCTATGAACCCCACCTCCATCCCGGTGGTCAAGCGGGTCATTCGTATGACCCCTCTGGATGAGGCCCGGAAAATCGCTCGCCGAGTCATGAAACGGGCCACCGTGGAGGAAGTCAACGAGTACGTCAACCGGGAGATGGATCACCGCTTTCCGGATATTTTTCGCTTTGGCCGTCCTCTGGCCACCAACCGGACCTTATGA
- a CDS encoding KH domain-containing protein — protein MKELVKFIARSLVDNPDQVQVKEIEGEQTSVIELKVAKEDLGKVIGKQGRTARAMRTILSAASTKIRKRAVLEIIE, from the coding sequence ATGAAGGAATTGGTGAAGTTCATCGCGCGGTCGCTGGTGGATAATCCCGATCAGGTGCAGGTCAAGGAAATCGAAGGGGAGCAAACCTCGGTCATCGAGTTGAAGGTGGCCAAAGAAGATCTCGGCAAGGTGATCGGCAAGCAAGGGCGCACCGCCCGGGCCATGCGCACCATTCTCAGCGCTGCGTCCACCAAGATTCGCAAACGGGCGGTCCTGGAGATCATTGAGTAG